In the Halarchaeum grantii genome, one interval contains:
- a CDS encoding DNA primase, with amino-acid sequence MTWRAATRDDLDTYYTDEFPDYVDDLPSFITATGPKQYALAFDHPHPVRKDEVPDKDFVRRDTWQTDAAGERQQAEFDGFDDVLDFIQHPARNDPLGGSEFALADPGLLDQPDPRPDAVYYALDNWERPWVLLVDIDAKTIARERAADALPQDTSDRDDEALLEATGILGAEPAGYPYAFEDIDQAIEYGFEVRDIFADDFDAEKTMVVYSGQGVHVYLLDTDLAHRYDAQSREVLNDLLLESYDIPIDPVVTADRRRVARLPYSLHADVSRIVQPIESPQFDPRTATPAFLD; translated from the coding sequence ATGACGTGGCGCGCCGCGACTCGCGACGACCTGGACACGTACTATACCGACGAATTCCCCGACTACGTCGACGACCTGCCGTCGTTCATCACGGCGACCGGGCCCAAACAGTACGCACTCGCGTTCGACCACCCTCATCCCGTCCGAAAAGACGAGGTGCCGGACAAGGACTTCGTTCGACGGGATACGTGGCAGACCGATGCCGCCGGTGAGCGCCAGCAGGCGGAGTTCGATGGATTCGACGACGTCCTTGACTTCATCCAGCATCCCGCACGGAACGACCCGCTCGGCGGAAGCGAATTCGCACTCGCCGACCCCGGCCTGCTTGACCAGCCGGACCCGCGTCCGGATGCAGTCTACTACGCCCTCGATAACTGGGAGCGCCCCTGGGTGCTACTCGTCGACATCGACGCGAAGACAATCGCTCGCGAACGCGCCGCAGACGCACTCCCACAGGACACGAGCGACCGTGACGACGAGGCGCTCCTCGAAGCGACCGGCATCCTGGGTGCGGAGCCAGCCGGCTATCCGTACGCCTTCGAGGATATCGACCAAGCAATCGAGTACGGGTTCGAGGTGCGAGATATCTTCGCGGACGACTTCGACGCCGAGAAGACGATGGTCGTCTACAGCGGCCAAGGCGTCCACGTCTACCTCCTCGATACCGATCTCGCCCATCGCTACGACGCACAGAGTCGTGAGGTCCTCAACGACCTCCTCCTCGAGTCATACGACATCCCGATCGATCCAGTCGTCACTGCTGATCGGCGTCGCGTCGCCCGCCTCCCCTACTCGCTCCACGCTGATGTTTCCCGTATCGTCCAGCCGATCGAGTCTCCGCAGTTCGACCCACGGACTGCCACGCCAGCCTTCCTCGACTGA
- a CDS encoding primase-associated protein, producing MATTTPTDDERTAYQVAALPTEYGEIRINQLFTRGFNRYIVDGEDQPQDLLDDLERFGTAAFKDDVRDTAAREPFVDEPGTLAVLATLSAICIKAHPKFEDVPPRKVQPLYDVRELYVNNLGSLMRDYSDGALQQDIAEVLYAKDPGEDGPHPGRVCTGIKEMPEFDGGLYLEIPMAAASRKCLVRDDQRPSDEGETAEIRTRVKDNNLYVPAGDFDEKYSEYARDAFKTLLREQEGGLSEDQQTWLVANESAITERIDRFLEGGNHDRIWRDWDRGERLVRVLREAVTHAADDTATVGAFHSAQALYDALAAYDPEAAWKQSIQNRVSSPRSLGNLLVSQQDHRRLTVKHDRETNQYRIDASSRGAHPITVESIEDLFELPCMANMAERLQEKKPVRKDLYNFVRMVMWLPQYQESSLDEIVADLKDVFSRWPWYDEQETEYQIRYEFSNTINGDTPLPMNCDNDDLQRYCIGQDQCDYSIWGSVPFPDEMYDQLDGLDSASEF from the coding sequence ATGGCTACCACAACCCCCACGGACGACGAACGCACCGCCTACCAAGTCGCCGCGCTCCCCACCGAATACGGCGAGATTCGGATTAACCAGCTGTTCACGCGCGGGTTCAACCGCTATATCGTCGACGGCGAGGACCAGCCCCAAGACCTCCTCGACGACCTCGAACGCTTCGGGACCGCCGCGTTCAAAGACGACGTCCGGGATACGGCGGCTCGGGAGCCGTTCGTTGACGAGCCGGGCACACTTGCAGTCCTCGCGACGCTGAGTGCGATCTGCATCAAAGCCCACCCGAAGTTCGAGGACGTCCCCCCGCGGAAGGTCCAGCCACTCTACGACGTCCGCGAACTCTACGTGAACAATCTCGGCTCACTCATGCGCGACTACAGTGACGGTGCGCTCCAGCAGGACATCGCGGAGGTCCTCTACGCGAAAGATCCGGGAGAGGATGGCCCGCACCCGGGACGTGTCTGCACCGGAATCAAGGAGATGCCCGAGTTCGACGGCGGCCTCTACCTCGAAATCCCGATGGCCGCCGCCTCCCGGAAATGTCTCGTCCGCGACGACCAACGGCCCAGTGATGAGGGTGAGACGGCGGAGATTCGGACGCGTGTGAAGGACAACAACCTGTACGTGCCGGCTGGTGATTTCGACGAGAAATACAGCGAGTACGCACGAGACGCGTTCAAGACACTGCTCCGCGAGCAGGAGGGTGGACTCTCTGAGGACCAGCAGACGTGGTTGGTGGCGAACGAGTCGGCAATCACCGAGCGGATCGACCGGTTCCTAGAGGGTGGCAATCACGACCGAATTTGGCGAGACTGGGACCGAGGTGAACGTCTCGTTCGCGTCCTTCGAGAGGCAGTCACCCACGCTGCGGATGACACGGCGACGGTTGGGGCGTTCCACTCCGCGCAAGCGCTCTATGACGCGCTGGCTGCCTACGACCCGGAAGCAGCGTGGAAACAGAGCATCCAGAATCGGGTGTCGAGTCCGCGCAGTCTCGGCAATCTCCTCGTCTCGCAGCAAGACCACCGCAGGCTCACCGTCAAGCACGACCGGGAAACGAACCAGTATCGGATCGATGCGTCGTCACGTGGCGCTCACCCGATCACCGTCGAGTCGATTGAGGATCTCTTCGAGCTGCCCTGCATGGCCAACATGGCCGAACGCCTCCAGGAGAAAAAGCCCGTCCGGAAAGATCTCTACAACTTCGTGCGGATGGTGATGTGGCTCCCCCAGTACCAGGAGAGTAGTCTGGACGAAATTGTCGCCGATCTCAAGGACGTCTTCTCTCGGTGGCCGTGGTACGACGAGCAGGAAACTGAGTACCAGATCCGCTACGAGTTCTCCAACACCATCAACGGCGACACCCCGCTTCCGATGAACTGCGATAACGATGACCTCCAACGCTACTGTATCGGCCAGGATCAGTGCGACTACTCGATCTGGGGTAGTGTCCCCTTCCCGGACGAAATGTACGACCAACTCGACGGGCTAGATTCCGCCAGCGAATTCTAG
- a CDS encoding DUF7558 family protein, which translates to MSQQTLEGCAFCDAGPDVRLGQAGSWGTDELITHPICVECALREHPDPAEKHRFACDGCGCLVDAVAALTRYRVQLAHLEGTLHLCARCSPTGPTTYWTRDLEAHLVRKRWLGPTAPRGASPLNGLHNI; encoded by the coding sequence ATGAGCCAGCAGACACTCGAGGGCTGTGCGTTCTGCGACGCCGGCCCCGACGTCCGCCTCGGCCAAGCCGGGTCATGGGGTACGGACGAACTCATCACCCACCCAATCTGTGTGGAGTGCGCGCTCCGCGAGCACCCAGACCCGGCCGAGAAACATCGCTTCGCGTGCGATGGCTGTGGCTGTCTCGTCGACGCCGTCGCCGCCCTCACCCGCTATCGCGTCCAACTCGCCCACCTCGAAGGCACGCTCCACCTCTGCGCTCGCTGCAGTCCCACCGGACCGACAACCTACTGGACTCGCGACCTTGAAGCACATCTTGTTCGAAAGAGATGGCTTGGCCCGACCGCACCGAGAGGCGCATCACCCCTAAATGGGTTACACAATATTTGA
- a CDS encoding DUF7437 domain-containing protein, with protein sequence MPDEPTDDLLRPDGGVNALPGDALTTESLAPERLAQNAPGLETVVELLNHPALTRVYVYICYWGPTTPPDVQDDLDLSKSTAYEYIDQLVDLGLITRDDSTRPQRLTAEPIAVVDEHAPIVITPTVLHAFALQEIDTDVAYFLDRYGIGKLVAALRGAGLHFAGQTTQRMVADDIDVRETEAMMIIYALVPALAVGRDHDPYFEYLFPDVHDAMELPNLDERETTPSPPDDG encoded by the coding sequence ATGCCCGACGAGCCGACAGACGATCTGCTCCGGCCGGACGGTGGCGTGAATGCACTCCCCGGAGACGCCCTCACCACAGAGTCACTCGCTCCCGAGCGGCTCGCCCAGAATGCACCGGGGCTTGAGACTGTCGTCGAACTCCTCAATCACCCAGCGCTCACGCGCGTCTACGTCTACATTTGTTACTGGGGCCCGACGACACCACCCGACGTCCAAGACGACCTCGACCTCTCGAAATCGACGGCCTACGAATACATCGACCAGCTCGTCGACCTCGGTCTCATCACGCGGGACGATTCAACACGGCCACAGCGACTGACGGCCGAACCGATTGCTGTCGTCGACGAACACGCACCGATCGTCATCACGCCGACCGTCCTCCACGCGTTCGCCCTCCAAGAGATCGATACGGACGTCGCGTACTTCCTCGACCGCTACGGCATCGGGAAACTCGTCGCCGCACTCCGTGGTGCCGGCCTCCACTTCGCGGGCCAGACCACTCAGCGGATGGTCGCCGACGACATCGACGTTCGCGAGACGGAAGCGATGATGATCATCTACGCACTCGTCCCTGCCCTTGCCGTCGGCCGAGACCACGACCCCTATTTCGAGTATCTCTTCCCCGACGTCCACGACGCGATGGAGCTTCCCAATCTTGACGAGCGGGAGACGACACCGTCCCCACCGGACGACGGATGA
- a CDS encoding DUF7342 family protein, which produces MSEETPPDLDLTGEWETRLEARTVVERVSEVAMASTAPTSATEIAERADCATAEARPHLEWLVERGILEKATDDPVGFVRNEAYVEFRRITELTREFETPAAIADAITEYRERERDLAASFEAASPDAVALADVDSDDRDEAYDRLSEWRTITRRLSELHEAKRRLESRHVD; this is translated from the coding sequence ATGTCGGAGGAAACCCCGCCAGATCTCGACCTCACCGGAGAGTGGGAGACGAGACTGGAAGCACGAACGGTGGTGGAGCGCGTCTCCGAGGTTGCGATGGCGTCGACGGCGCCGACGTCGGCTACGGAGATTGCAGAGCGGGCTGACTGCGCGACGGCGGAGGCACGGCCACATCTCGAGTGGCTCGTCGAACGCGGCATCCTCGAGAAAGCCACGGACGACCCGGTGGGCTTCGTGCGTAATGAGGCGTACGTCGAGTTCCGCCGGATTACCGAACTGACGCGGGAGTTCGAAACGCCGGCGGCAATCGCGGACGCAATCACGGAGTATCGTGAGCGAGAGCGCGACCTCGCAGCGTCCTTCGAAGCAGCCTCGCCCGACGCTGTCGCACTCGCGGACGTCGACTCTGACGACCGTGACGAGGCCTACGACCGATTGAGTGAGTGGCGAACGATCACGCGACGGCTGTCTGAACTCCACGAAGCGAAACGCCGTCTCGAATCGCGTCACGTCGACTGA
- a CDS encoding type II toxin-antitoxin system RelE family toxin translates to MGSKDDEWTWKFTPRAATQFDNLEHHVQDRIVSKLDEIVDDPWRDPDDYLEPLTGGPFEKLRVGQYRLACVLDRDALVLEVHRIEHRSGAYTADD, encoded by the coding sequence ATGGGGAGTAAGGATGACGAGTGGACGTGGAAGTTCACACCACGCGCTGCCACGCAGTTCGACAATCTGGAACACCACGTTCAGGATCGGATTGTTTCAAAGCTCGACGAGATTGTCGACGACCCATGGCGGGATCCGGACGACTATCTTGAACCACTGACTGGTGGCCCGTTCGAGAAGCTTCGCGTCGGGCAGTATCGACTTGCGTGTGTTCTTGACCGGGACGCGCTCGTCCTTGAAGTTCACCGAATCGAACACCGGAGCGGAGCCTACACAGCTGACGACTGA
- a CDS encoding ribbon-helix-helix domain-containing protein, protein MSDAESSTGNDGPETVQINLRLTQAFLDDIDTTWEEQGFNSRSEFLRYAARDAVKHPEFSREGWKQIAASEHELRTGDEELVSREDVLAMMDDGTDGE, encoded by the coding sequence ATGTCTGATGCCGAAAGCTCAACGGGGAATGACGGGCCGGAGACTGTCCAAATTAATCTCCGACTCACGCAAGCGTTCCTTGATGATATCGACACGACGTGGGAAGAACAAGGCTTCAATTCACGAAGTGAATTCCTCCGCTATGCAGCACGAGACGCGGTCAAGCATCCGGAGTTCTCGCGTGAGGGCTGGAAGCAGATTGCCGCAAGCGAACACGAACTTCGGACTGGGGACGAGGAGCTTGTGTCTCGTGAGGACGTGCTGGCGATGATGGACGACGGTACGGATGGGGAGTAA
- a CDS encoding DNA-binding protein yields the protein MSSQNASQKVVSVDEQFGGGERETVDEDGLTVVAETPAFQATVQEETQAKVDANHPDGIADASQERIPGVTLAQEERIKAREAELERISSQAELGEQEGRAERARDVAAERSAAWSREFERRAASVDQSLSPDHDPREQLSQDELGAVNEQASRLAGELDGWSRAAVSRRLAQAVRDGADIPSAVLDVKDELEAAPGQIIPIDRVGDVDRQEVSVRGRVKTLWTPSSAKIAQVGLLEDDSGTVKFTVWEKSAQPAVAEGETVCIRGAARSWYQGRVSVTCTGWTTINFPGRGRYWE from the coding sequence ATGTCGAGTCAGAACGCGAGTCAGAAGGTTGTTTCGGTGGATGAACAGTTTGGCGGCGGCGAGCGCGAGACGGTCGACGAAGACGGCCTCACGGTCGTAGCGGAGACGCCGGCGTTCCAGGCCACGGTCCAAGAGGAGACGCAGGCGAAGGTCGACGCGAACCACCCGGACGGAATCGCGGACGCGAGTCAGGAGCGGATTCCCGGTGTGACGCTTGCACAGGAGGAACGCATCAAGGCGCGTGAGGCAGAACTTGAGCGGATCAGCTCTCAGGCGGAGCTGGGCGAGCAGGAGGGACGTGCCGAGCGGGCGCGCGACGTCGCGGCCGAGCGGAGCGCCGCGTGGAGCAGGGAGTTCGAGCGGCGCGCCGCCAGCGTGGACCAGTCGCTGAGTCCCGATCACGACCCACGTGAGCAGCTCTCGCAGGACGAACTCGGGGCGGTGAACGAGCAAGCCTCCAGGTTGGCGGGCGAGCTCGATGGGTGGTCGCGAGCGGCGGTCAGCCGGCGGCTCGCACAGGCGGTGCGCGACGGCGCGGACATCCCCAGTGCCGTCCTCGACGTGAAAGACGAACTTGAGGCCGCACCTGGACAGATCATCCCCATCGATCGGGTTGGCGATGTCGATCGGCAGGAGGTGAGTGTTCGCGGACGCGTGAAGACGCTCTGGACGCCCTCGAGTGCAAAGATTGCCCAAGTCGGCCTCCTTGAAGATGACTCTGGGACGGTCAAGTTCACGGTCTGGGAGAAGAGCGCGCAACCAGCGGTAGCCGAAGGCGAGACCGTGTGCATTCGGGGAGCTGCCCGAAGCTGGTACCAAGGCCGGGTGTCCGTCACGTGCACCGGCTGGACCACCATCAACTTCCCTGGGCGCGGCCGCTACTGGGAGTAG